The DNA segment TGGAAGGCCAGGGGGAGTTCCGCCCGCAGGCCTTCGCGGGCCATGGCGAAGACGTTCCAGTTGGCCTTGCCCATGGCCGGTTCCAGGTACTTCCCCGTCCGCCCGCTGACGTAGAGGATGTCGCCGGAAGCGGAGGCCAGGACGGAGGCCGGGGCGAACCGCTGCAGGAGGACCTGGTCGGCCAGAGCCTGGAGGTTGATCGAGGGCGTGGACATGGCGGACTTTCGGAGGGACTCCCTCAGGAGGGGGACATGGAGGGGAAAGAGCGCTCGCTCGGGAAAGAAGCTTGCGGCCTGCCGCCGGAACAGTCTGGATTTTCCGGGATGCGGCGTGAAGAGGTCGGAGGCGTTCCCGATGCTCTCCGCGCTCCCGAGCAGCAGATGCCCGCCGGGGTTGAGGCTGTAGTGGAAGAGCGGCATCAGCCGCTTCTGGAGCTCGGGGGCGAGGTAGATGAGCAGGTTCCTGCAGGCGAGCAGGTCCAGGTGGATGAAGGGGGGATCCTGGATGACGTCCTGGACCGCGAAGACGATCATCTCGCGGATTTCCCGGCGGATCCTGAATCCGCTTCCCTCGGCCCGGAACCACGCGCTCAGGCGCTCGGGCGAAAGCTCGGCCACGGCCCGGGCGGAGAAAAAGCCCCTGCGGGCCTTGCCGACCGCCTCCGGATCCAGATCCGTGGCGAAGATCTGGAGCGAGTAGGAGCCCTCCGGCTGGGCCTGATGCAGGGCCTCCCGGAAGGTCATGGCCAGGGTGTAGGCCTCCTCCCCCGTGGAGCAGGCCGCCACCCACGCCCGGAGGGGGCCGCCGCCGGGCCGGGACGCGAACAGGGCCGGGAAGACCTCTTCCCTGAGCTCCCGCCACGCCTCGGGATCCCGGAAGAAGCTCGTCACCCCGATGAGCAGCTCCTGGAACAGGAACTTCACCTCCTGCGGGTTCTCCGCCAGATGGCGCAGGTAGGCCGAAAGGGAGCCCAGGCCGTGGATCCCGATCCGCCGCTCGATCCGCCGGTAGACCGTGCTTTTCTTGTAGAGGGAGAAGTCGTGGCCCGTGCGGTCCCGGAGCAGGATGCAGATCTTGGCGAACGCGCTGCGATCGTGATCCGTGAGGCGCGGCTCGACGAGGCTCCGACCCAGGGCCTTCTGGACCAGTTCCACGATTTCCGAAGCCAAGGCCGCAGGGGGCGCCACCCGATCCGCGACGCCCTCCTCGATGGCGCTCTGCGGCATGCTGTCGAAGCGCGCGGAGGCGGGGCTTTCCACCAGGACCAAGCCGCCCCTCTCCCGGATCGCCCGGACGCCCTGGGCTCCGTCCGAGCCCATCCCCGAGAAGATGATTCCCACGGCGCCCTCGCGCCGGTCCTCGGCCAGGGCTTTGAAGAAGAAGTCGATGGGCAGCCTGCGGCCCGGAGGGTCGGCCGGCGGGAACAGGAAGAGCGTGCCCCGCAGGATCGACATGTCCTTGTTGGGGGGAATGACGTAGACGTGATCGGGCCTGAGCTTCAGTTTGTCGGTCGCCCGGACCACCTTCATCAACGTGGCGCGCTGGAGGAGTTCCACCAGCATGCCCGGACGGTTGGGATCCAGGTGCTGCACCACCACGAACGCCATCCCGGAATTCGGAGGCAGATGCTTCAGGAACTCATCCAGCGCTTCCAGCCCGCCCGCCGAAGCCCCGATCCCCACGATGGGAAAGGCGATCGCCTGCGGCCCCGGACCCGCACCCTCCGCCCCGGAGGGCGGAGATGGCCGTCTCGATCGGAGCCCTTCCGCCATCGCACTCCCATCTCCGCCCATCCGAGGGCCCATGACTGGAGTGTGGGACCTTCGGATGGACAGCGGAGGCGGGATTTCCCAATCACTTCTCCGGCCTTCCAGAAGCTTTGCCCACCTGAGGTCACCCAGATCACCGCGCTGTCGGTAGTCCCACCCGACACGGAAGCGGCGAACGTCCAAACCTCGCCGGGTTTCAATACAGCGGTATTCGGGCTAACGATCACGCCCGAGATGACCGCCTTCACCGTCACCTGCGTGCTGCTCGTCGTGGTCTGATCCGCCAGGCTCGCGGCCGTCACCGTGAACGTTCCCGCCATGGTCGCGGTGAACACGCCGTTCGCGTCGATGCTCCCCCCGTCGCTCACCGACCACTTCACCCCCAGCTCCGCCACTCCGCTCACCGTCGAAGTGAACTGCAACGTGGCCCCCGCATTCACCGATGCATTGGCCGGCGAAGGCGTGCTCACTCCGATTGGGTTGACATTGACCGTCGCCGAACCCGCCTTAATGGAGCGATTTAGCTCTAAATTTATTAATAAGCAAGTGAAGGATCCCCACAACGCCTAGATTGAATCCAAACGGAATAACAGTAAGCCATATGAAGTCAGTAGGGAACACTACTCGCCACGGGATGTAGCTCCAAGGAAGTCCGAGGACGAATATCAATTTATCGAAGCTCCCATGCCCTCCCCCAAATCCTCCTTGCCCAAAATAGATAACCATTGCACCTGCAAAAAGCACACAACAGGCGATGTAAGCAAATTTGATCATGCGCATAAGGGATCCTCTTCCAATCAATCTAATGGGCTAATCGTTCTTTTTCTTTTTCTGATTTTCCTCTGCCTGCTTTTTTCGTTTAGCTTCTGCAGCACCTATCACTCTGTAAATCTGATTCGCG comes from the Geothrix sp. 21YS21S-4 genome and includes:
- a CDS encoding chemotaxis protein CheB, yielding MAEGLRSRRPSPPSGAEGAGPGPQAIAFPIVGIGASAGGLEALDEFLKHLPPNSGMAFVVVQHLDPNRPGMLVELLQRATLMKVVRATDKLKLRPDHVYVIPPNKDMSILRGTLFLFPPADPPGRRLPIDFFFKALAEDRREGAVGIIFSGMGSDGAQGVRAIRERGGLVLVESPASARFDSMPQSAIEEGVADRVAPPAALASEIVELVQKALGRSLVEPRLTDHDRSAFAKICILLRDRTGHDFSLYKKSTVYRRIERRIGIHGLGSLSAYLRHLAENPQEVKFLFQELLIGVTSFFRDPEAWRELREEVFPALFASRPGGGPLRAWVAACSTGEEAYTLAMTFREALHQAQPEGSYSLQIFATDLDPEAVGKARRGFFSARAVAELSPERLSAWFRAEGSGFRIRREIREMIVFAVQDVIQDPPFIHLDLLACRNLLIYLAPELQKRLMPLFHYSLNPGGHLLLGSAESIGNASDLFTPHPGKSRLFRRQAASFFPERALFPLHVPLLRESLRKSAMSTPSINLQALADQVLLQRFAPASVLASASGDILYVSGRTGKYLEPAMGKANWNVFAMAREGLRAELPLAFQKAVGGKGPVLLRGLKVETDGGTQIVDVTVQELESPDALQGMVMIVFSDQAAALASESRPRRKAASATESRVVDLELELKGRMEDLQILREEMQSSQEELKAANEELQSTNEELQSLNEELQTVNAEQQAKVDELSTTNNDMQNLLDATDVATLFLDEQLNVRRFTTGATRLFKLIPGDVGRPITDIVNDLDYPDLAGDALEVLRTRASCEKELRSRGGKTWHSVRILPYRTPQSASAGVVVSFTDISRAKALEAELRGQVKDQKKALPAPSK